The Oxobacter pfennigii genome has a window encoding:
- a CDS encoding D-alanine--D-alanine ligase family protein, with translation MSFKIGLVYDKSRMPVRSNRESVKEDEQKNITRDRVREILKEKYEVLDFEAGEELGYKLKNNKVDMVFNLSTGIRGESRQAQVPAILEMLGIPYIGSGVLAHAIALDKSMAKKAFLFHGINTPKFQVVKGDNFVFDRSLNFPVIVKPACEGSGIGIYKDSLVHNEKELKNQVDKLRSEYNQTILVEEFIIGREFTCGIIGNSDETTVFPLMETDFSDVPEEYGRFNTFEVKSDHWQLAKYYCPADVDEILRSKIEDAAIGAYNALGCRDFSRVDIMVKDNTPYVLEINTLPGLKEGYSDFVRMANKGGIDYASLIYKIINTARKRCAV, from the coding sequence ATGAGTTTTAAAATAGGTCTTGTCTATGACAAGTCAAGGATGCCGGTAAGAAGCAACAGGGAGTCGGTTAAGGAGGATGAGCAGAAGAATATTACAAGGGACCGGGTAAGAGAGATCTTAAAGGAGAAATATGAAGTGCTGGACTTTGAGGCCGGTGAAGAGCTTGGTTATAAATTAAAGAATAACAAGGTGGATATGGTTTTCAACTTAAGCACCGGTATAAGGGGAGAGAGCCGTCAGGCACAGGTTCCGGCAATACTTGAAATGCTGGGTATACCATACATTGGTTCGGGGGTACTTGCTCACGCCATTGCTTTGGACAAGTCTATGGCAAAAAAAGCTTTTTTGTTTCATGGAATAAATACTCCTAAATTTCAGGTTGTAAAAGGGGATAACTTTGTTTTTGACAGAAGCTTAAACTTTCCTGTAATAGTCAAGCCTGCATGCGAAGGATCGGGCATCGGAATTTATAAGGATAGCCTGGTTCATAATGAAAAGGAATTGAAAAATCAGGTGGATAAACTTCGTAGTGAATATAATCAAACCATACTTGTTGAAGAATTTATTATAGGCCGTGAATTTACTTGCGGCATTATAGGAAACAGTGATGAAACGACGGTATTCCCCCTCATGGAAACTGACTTTTCCGATGTTCCAGAAGAATATGGCAGGTTTAATACCTTTGAAGTAAAATCAGATCACTGGCAGCTTGCAAAATATTATTGTCCTGCTGATGTAGACGAAATTTTAAGAAGTAAAATTGAAGATGCAGCCATTGGTGCATATAATGCTCTTGGGTGCAGAGATTTTTCAAGAGTAGATATTATGGTAAAGGATAATACACCATATGTATTAGAGATAAATACCCTTCCGGGGCTAAAGGAAGGCTACAGCGATTTTGTAAGAATGGCAAATAAGGGCGGCATTGATTATGCTTCTTTAATATATAAGATTATTAATACAGCAAGAAAAAGGTGTGCAGTTTAA